The window AAgcactactggaaaaaaataataaagcaagatGGGTGGGAGCTGGTGGAGGGAAGACTGTTTCTATTAAAGGTGCTCATGAAAGGTAATATTTGAGCAGAGATCTAAAGGAAGAGATGTGAGCTGTAACGATATCATTTCTGCTCCATGAAGGCAGACACTGCATCTTGCCGATTCTGACCTACTACCTTTAACCTTCTTCCTTTCTTGAGAGAGAGtacagcacagtggttaagaacacaGATGAAGACTACCTGtgtttgaatcttggctctgccactttgTGTTGTCtaaagcaagttacttaacctttctgtgctaCTTACTCTTCTTTCATAAAATGGGAGATTAAATGAGTTGGTATATGTAAAACTGCTTAGAGAAAAATGTACATAGCACAAGACTAATTTTCAGACCATGTTTATTGATAGTATTACTTtgatcaatcaaaaaaaaaaaaaaaagaattaggttAAGAATAATATTTTACAGGCAGGTGAATTCACTTAAGTTAGAATCCTGCTTTTCCTGgctatgttcattcattcaacatatattGACTGAATACCTGCCCTAGGGACTAGGGTTAACTGAAGGAAAAGACAAAGCCTCTGTTCTCAGGGAAGCTTACAGTGTAGCAGAAGGAGGCATACCTTAAACAAGAACATAAAATGACAACGACAATAGTGGTAGCTGCTGTAAAGGAAATAAGTAGGGGATCGCAGTGTGGAGAGGAActaattttatatatggtagttacAGAAGGCTTCTCTGAGAAGGTAACTCATGAAAAAGACTAGTCATGAAAGAACAGGTCAAAGCAACGAGTCAGGGTTGTAGAAACAGCAAGTAAAAAAGCCCTGGGGTAGATCACTTAGAATATGAAGGAAGGGTAGGGGGCAATATTATGCTTGGGGACTCATTGACAGGAGAAGGGTGGTATGAaaaaagagcagagaaagaaaccaGCTGTCAAGCATGAAACTGCAGgcatgaagaaaaacagaaatggcaCCTTCTCTGGTAGGGCTTCTAACCAAAGGTAGCAAATGTAAAGCTGCAATTGTGACGGCTGCCACTAAGAAATTACACAGTggtatgaaaatatttaataagaagtATTATTTGTCAGTGAGGACAGAAGCCTAAAATGGGATCTAAAGGACAAAGTAGAAGTTAACTGGAAGTGAGGGGAAGGAAGAGCTTTCCAGGTAGACAGAAGAGCATGAGCAAAGGccctacaaaaaaagaaagccgAGAGATTATATGGATTGAAAAAGGTTCAGTTTAGCTCAAAGGGACAGAATGAGAGGGAGAGTGGTACAAAATAGTGCTGGAGAGATGGGGAATGGCCAGACCACAAAGGGTCTTGTAGTCAGTAGACTTTTCAGCAATAGGATGACATACATATATTTCGAAAGGATCTCTCTGGCTGTGTGTAGGCTGAGGGGGAGGGTTCGGTGGTGGATTAATGGGAGGCTGAAGTGAATTATGCAGAAGAGATGGTGACAACTTGGATGAGGATAAAGTTTAACAAGTAGGTAAAACTGAGAGATATTAAAAAGGTAACAGTTACAAGATTTAGTAAAAGCTTAAATATTGGGAGTGAGCAAGGTAACTTCAGTCTAGGTTTTAGCTGATTGCAGCGGAGCCATTCATTCAACCAGAACAACTGAAAGTATCTCTGTACTGGGGTAGGATGATGAGGTAGATCTTGAACCCATAAAGCCTGAAGGGCCTCTAGGACAATGTGTGAAATGAGCAGGAGCTGTTAAGCACAGAGGCTCACTGGAAAGTTCTGGGCTGAAGACAGCCTCAACTACCTCACTAAGAGTATTTACCTGAACTggaatgaggattaaatgagcaaaTGTATCCAATATGCTTTGTACAGCACCTGGTGCATAATTAGGACTAAATAAAAGGTAGCTTTTTCATTGATAATGTTATACAGACTACTGGATAACTTGTAACTAGCCCCCTTGACCAAACCTGGCAAAGAAACATATTGCTACTTCTAGTATCAAACTGAAATCACTTCTGCTCCAGTCAGTCATCATGCCTCTTACCCTACATTCAATTCCATTTAAATTaagcatatatagatatatacttgACTTGTGGCACTGTGTGACAAACCAGCTAAAGCAATCCCTGCTTTCAACAAGCTCTGGTCAAGCTAAACAAGACATATACCGGACAAGCTAAGGTGCACGCCACACACACCCTAGTGTACCAGAGATGTTACAAAGTAATATAAATGACTACATTATACAGTCTGAGAGTgtagctggaatttgaaccctaGTGTGTCATTCTAAATGACAGTTATCAAGTGGCTGGGACTTCCAAGAGGTGATAAAAGATTATGAAAAAGACAGCAAAGATTTCCAGATGATGAGTGCATTGTGTAGGCCCACCTTTATTTAGGAGCATCCTAAATCACAAAgatattctccagacaagaaaaaataatattcattggTGGTCTATGGTTGTGCCTTGTCCAATACAGTGGTCAAAAGCCATATGTaattattcagacttaaattaacaaaaatcaaatgaaatttaaaagtcaCTGTAGCCATTTCTGAAGAGTTCCAAGAGCCAATACGGCTAGTGGCTACCCTACTGGACATTGCAAAACAGAACAATCTCCATCGCTGACAAAGTTCCATTGGAATTCAGCACTGGTCTAGAGCAAATATGAAACATAAACTCTCTTAATACAACTTTTTCCCAGTTTGGCAACTTGAACTTTCAGCTTTATAACACATTTAAGATTATATGACCACACAAGGAAAACAGAATTGGCTGTTTTCAGCCCTCATTTTAAGGGTCTTGCACAGGCAGATTTAACAGTGATTGTTAaatcacttttgttttctttatactaAAACTCTCATAAATAACAAGGATACATACACTGAATAGTGAGTGTGAATCAGGTCTCTTTTGTGATTAACTAAAATATCTGCCTTTATCCTGTATActttatacaatattgtaaactacaAAATAAAGTTCTATTGTGCTTAAACTACGAATTAATGCTTTTACTTACTAAACACAAGTGAATATCAGATAAGTAAACAAGGTTAAGGGAGGCAATGCACAGGGTGGGAGTCAGGGGAGAGTACTGTATGTGCCTGGTGCGATGGTCACATCCCTGCATAAAGGTACCCCCAGGATTCTTAAGACACAGAAGGATTCCTAAGACACAGAAGAAAGTCAGTCGGATGGGGGCTCCCTGAACACTTGTGGACCCTGTCTGTATTACCTCTGGAAAGGTCCACAGCCACCTGTGGTCCCAGGGGAAGGGGCCAGCCCTTTGACACGGAAACGCTTCTAGGGGTGGACACACCGGAGGAGGATAGGAAGGGCAGTGATGATCACAAGTGCCCGCAGCGGCAGAAACTGTGACAGGACAGGATCAGAGACCCGGGCAAGAAGAAGGGCTgtgaccaccccctccccagcctgagaCCTTCTCGGCCCCCGGACAACGAGTTACATAACCCCGTCAGGCGTCTCTCCGCGCCAGGAGAACGGTGCAGGCGGCGAGGACAGCCCCCGCGGCCGGGGGCCGCTCTTCCCCCACCGCGGCCCGGGGCCCAAGCAGGGCCAGGGGAGCTGCCACTGCCTCCGCCTCGCACGGGCTGGACCCCTGGGCTTTCGGTTTCCGGCCCTGGCGCTCACACACCccagaaaccaacacacagaCACCATAACAAAGGCGGCGACGCGGCGGCAACACCGAGGTGGAAGGACTAGGGGACCGCGGCAGGGCTGGCAGTCAGCCCACTTGCTCGGCAGAGGGCACGGCCGCCCGTCCCGGCCGATGCAACCCGGGGGCAAGCGGCAGACGGGAAGAGTGGGGGTGCTTTGAGGTGCTACTCACTCTCATCAGGCAACTGGTCGAGCTCCGCCATCTTGAACGAGCCGCGCCGCTTTTTCAAAGGCTGCCCGCCGCGGTGCATTGTGGGGCGGAGACTGTCTTTGCGAGGGAGGTTCGAATGCGGAGCTCGCTGCCCGCGGCGCAGCGCGGCGTTGCTCCCGCCGCGGCCGGCTGAGGCGGGCCCGGCTCCGCCCGCTCCTTCCTGGGGAGGGTATACAGCCTAGTGGGGCCGCGTCTCgcccctccacccccgcccccagccgggccggagggagggggaggaaggccGCGCGGACAGGCCCGTCTCGCGCCGCCCCTGCCCGGGCCCGGCGCCGGAGCGCGGGGGGAGCGGCGCGAGCTGCTGTGTCCCGCCCGGGCCCGCTCCCGGCCCGCGCGGCCTTCCTCCTCCGGGGCTCGCTCCCGCCGCGCGTTTCGCGTCTCTCGCTGCAGCCGCGGGAACTGCAGGCTGTTTATTCCGAGTGGGGAAAaggagggaaggtggggaggaggccCGGGCCGGTTAAGGAGCGGGGAAGGGAGGCATCACCTGTGGGCCTGGCGCGGGGAGAGGCCCCAGGTTCTTGGCCGTCTTCCCCTAGGGGGTTTTACTCGAAGTAAAATTTTCACGGCTCCCCATGCCCACGTTTCTCCCGCGTTTCCATCTCCTCCCTTCTCCGGAGAGCTGGAGGGAGGGCTCGGACCGCCTCAGCCCCACAGCTTGTCTGCCCCGGACTCGCGGTGCCCGGAGCCCCTCGCTAGCCGGGGCCACTCCATCCAATTGCGTGGAGCTTGGAGGTGAGACCTTGGGAGGTCATGAAGTTAGTCACTTGGGTCGGCAGCCGAAGAACTGTTTTGCTCAGCTCTTTGATCCATTCACACTAGACCATGTAGTGAGCTGGGAGAGAATTCCAGAACCAGGAAGTGGAGGCTTTGAGAGGATACAGACAAAACCCGACAGTGACACTTAAAGATGAAGCATCCTGATCGAAATGTTACGAGAACACTGAATGAGAAGTCATCCGGTTTTGAAAGAAGCCCAGGGAAAGATTTCACAATTTCAGACTTTTAACTGTGCAATAATAAACCACTCGTGCTTTTCAACAATTCATCTAAGAATGTTATTGAGCGCCAGTCCTTTCTTTCCAGGGATATATGGGGGAGGGGTTGGGATGAGGGAGATAGTTAagcaatgaaaatacaacatggGTGAATTCCAGGAACTAAAAAGTTAAAAGGTAGTAGAcggaggtggagaaggcaatggcaacccactccagtacttttgcctggaaaatcccatggacggaggagcctggtgggctacagtccatggggtcgctagagtcggacacaactgaacgacttcactttcccttttcactttcatgcattggagaaggaaatggcaacccagtccagtgttcttgcctggagaatcccagggagggggaagcctggtgggctgccgtctatggggtcgcacagatttggacacgactgaagcgacttagcagcagcagcagacggaGGTAGGTGGTAGAGATGAAGACAGCAGAACACAGGCCAGCCTGGGGCTAAGGAGCTGAATTTGCTAAGAGCACTGGAGCAATGGATAGGTGGGGTTTTAAAGTGTAGGGCTGGCATGTTTCCATTTGTGTTGTAGAATAAAAATGTGGAAAACTGAGTGTGACAACTTGAGAGTTCTGGAAACCAGTCAGGAGGAAGCCTGCTAGGGCAGGCAGGCAAAGGAGAACAGATAATCAGTATCAACCACCCTAGAGCTTCAAAGGGTGGACTCAGGAGCCCCAAGGCCTGGGATTCTGGCTGCTAGTTGTATAATCTCAGGCAAGTTTGTTTCTtaattctctgtgcctcagtttctcataaTAACAGGGTGGTTTTGAGGATAAATGACTTGATGAACATAAAGACCTCATGATACTTCCTGGAACACATTTTGGCTCAAATGTTAGCTCTTGCCACCACCACTTGACTTTAGAGAGTATCACTGGATGCCAACTTTGTGCCTTGGGTAACTGGGTGCTGCCACTTGCTGAGGTTAGGAGGAGGTGAAGCAGGGTGCAAAAGGAAAGGGGGTGACTAAATTTTACAAGTAATCCTTTCATCGGTAACCTAACCCCTTATGCGCCTTTTAATCACATTCTGACCTACCTTCTACAAAGATGAAAAACGACTTATAGCAGGCAAACAAGGTTTTAAGGCAgttttcacacatacacatatacacagcagttcagttcagttcagtcgctcagttgtgtctgactctttgcgaccccgtgaaccgcagcacaccaggcctccctgtccatcaccaactcccagagtttacccaaactcatgtccattaagtcagtgatgccatgcaatcatctcaccctctgctgtccccttttcctcctgccttcactctttcccagcatcagggtcttttcaaatgagtcagctcttcgcatcaggtgaccaaagtactggaagtttcagcttcaacatcagtccttccaatgaacacccaggactgatctccttcagaatggactggttggatctccttgcagtccaagggactctcaagagtcttctccaacgccacagttaaaagcatcaattcttcagtgctcagctttctttacagtccaactctcacatccatacatgaccactggaaaaaccatagccttgactagacggacctttgctggcaaagtaatgtctctgctttttaatatgttgtctaggttggtcttcacttttcttccaagaagtatcttttaatttcatggctgcaatcaccatctgcagtgattttggagcccagaaaaataaagtcactgtttccccatctatttgccatgaaatgatgggaccagatgccatgatcttagttttctgaatgttgagctttaagccaactttttcactcttctctttcactttcatcaagaggctctctagttcctcttcactttctgccataagggtggtgtcatctgcatatctgaggttattgatatttctcccagcaatcttgattccagcttgtgcttcatccagcccagcgtttctcatgatgtactctgcatgtaagttaaataagcagggtgacaatatacagccttgatgtactctttttccactggtaatctgcattttaaacaagaaCCCTAAATGAGTTTTCTCACACTCCGAAGTCTGAAGCTATGATACAGCTTCAGATCTACCACTTAACTAGCTTTGTGACTACAAACAAGAAACTAAACTATTCATTATTTTCAATGAGACTCTTTACTGGATATTTATATGAGGATGTTTACAATCATTGCTTACTTGATCCTTCCAACAATCTGGTGACTTATTCAAGGACAGCATTGACTGGATGATAGAATTAGGAATCTAACCcactctcagagcctcagtttctccctctaTGATGTGAGGATAAGACATCCATCATGATGTTGTTAAATTTCCTCCAATTGTGTATTCCAATTTAAAATGACATGATTATATAAGTCattgtttgtttcttatttatttaaaacatttaaaaatttatttttaattggaggataattgctttatgatgttatgttggtttctgccatacaacaatatgaatcagccataagtatacatatgtcccctccctcttgaacatcccTTCCACCCcctactccatcccacccctctaggttgtcacagaatacTGGGTTGAGCTGcttgtgttacacagcaacttcccactagctatctgttttacaatatggtaatatatatgtttcaaagcTATTCGCTGAATTCATCCCACACTTTCCTTGCCCcactgtggtaaagaaccaatctgccaacacaggagatgtaagagatgtgagtttgatccctgggttgggaagatcccctggaggaggacatagcaacccactccactattcttacctggagaatcccatgggaagaggagcctggcgggttataatccacagggtcacaaagagtcggatatgactgaagtgacttagcgtagcaTGTAATCTTCCCCCaccgtgtccacaagtctgttctttgtgtctgcatctctatttctgccttgcaaataggtttatcagtaccatttttctagattccatatatatgtgttaatataatatttgtttttctctttctgacttacttcactctgtctcAAGATTCATCTACcacactagaactgactcaaatcctttttttttttttttaatggctgagcaatattccgcTGGGAGTCATTGTTTGCTTgaagaaaaaaaccctaaaatttcACAAGGACAATAGTCATGAAAATAAGtcataaggaaaataaatatagcCACATTTTAGGGATATTGTTTGATCATTTCCAGTCCCATGGTTCATTTATCAAATATTGAGTTATTTTTGTATTAACTTGTGTacttcaagggcttcccagatggggttagtggtaaagaacccacctgccaattcaggagacatgggtttgatccctgggtcgagaagatcccctggaagagggcatggcaacccactttagtattcttgcctggagaatccctggacagaggagcctggcgggcaacagtccatagggtagcaaagagtaagacacgactgaagtgacttagcagtcatGCACAGGTacttcaaaggacactatcaagaaagaaaaaaaaaaacaaaccagacctcagaatgggagaaatatttgtaaattacatGCCTAATAAGGAACTTgtgttcaaaatatataaagaaatcttacaACTTGATAATAAAAAGATAACCCAACTCAAAGATGGGCAAAGGATCCAAAGAAGATAtaagccaataagcacatgaaaagatgctcaatatcattagggaattttaaatcaaaactacaatgagggacttccctgttggtccagtggctaagacgctaggttcccaatgcagggagcccaggttcaatccctggtcagggaactatatcccacacgccacaactaagaccctggtgctgccaaataaataaataacaaatatttttaaaaaacccacaatgagataccacttcacactcacTGGGGTGGCTATGCTCAACAAGACAGATAATAGCAAGTGTTGACAAAGTCATGGAAGAATTGAAATCTTTGTGTACAGatgctgggaatgtaaactggtatagccagtatggaaaatagtatggtggttcctcaaaaaaaattgaacagcAAAATCATATGCTGTAGTAATTCTACTTCTGAGTGTTGAAAGCAAGGTCTTGAAATACTTGTAGACCTatattcatagaagcattattcacgATAGTAAAGAGGTGGAAGTAACCAAGGTGTCCATCAatattgaatggataaacaaaatatggtaaatACATACAATGGGCTATTATATTATTCCTTAgcctcaaaaaagaagaaaattctaacTTATGCACagtatggatgaactttgaagacatcatgctaagtaaaataagccagtcacacacacaaaaacaaacaagtattGTATGATTCCTTTTACATGAGCTAATCAGAttcataaggcttccctggtggctcagacagtaaagcgtctgcctacaatgtgggagacccgggtttgatccctgggtcgggaagatcctctggagaaggaaatggcaacccactccagtacccttgcctggaaaatcccatggacagaggagcctggtatgctacagtccatggggtcgcaaagagtcggacacgactgagtgacttcactcactcactcagattTATAGAAACAGAtagcagaatggtggttgccagggactgggagaGGCGCAaatggggagttactgtttaatggtTATGGAGCTTCAATTTGGAAAGATAAAGTTCCgagatggatggtggtaatgTTTGTGCAGTgtatgaatatacttaatgctactgaactgtacacttaaaaatagttaatatggtaagttttatattatgtatattttaccactattaaaaatacaggtacaaatAGTACACACAATGTGATCTCATTTATAAATACACATGCAGAGActaaaatctaaaacaaaagaTATACAATGGTAGCTGTCTCTCGGTGGTAGGATTATGGgtgatttttattctctttatatctgtatttatcatttttctaCAGTAAGATTTTGTTACTTTCATGATAAAACCAGTTGTTGAAAAAAGTGATatataatagtaatagtaataatggGATATTAcctagccataaaaagaaatgtactAATGCATGCTACAACATAGGTGAACcgtgaaaacatgctaagtgaaaaaagccagtcacaaaagaccacatattatatgattccattcatatgaaatgtccagaataggcaaatccatagtgAGAGAAAGTAGATTAATAGTTACATAAGGCTGGAGTTgccaaatgtgggagacctgggttcagtacctgggttgggaagatccccggaggaaggcatggcaacccactccagtattcttgcctggagaatccccaggaacagcggagcctgacgggctgcagtccatggggtcgcagagtcggacacaactgagcgactaatcacagcacagcacaaggatGGAGTTGAGGAGGCAGAGAAGGGATTGGAGGTAGGGGAGAATTGGGAATAACTACTCAAGGATGCAGCGCTTCCTTTTGGAGTGAAGTAAGTGTTCTAAACTTGACCTTGCAGTGGTGGCTGCAGACCTCTGTGCATGTACTACAAGCCACTGAGTTATACGTTTTAAACATAAATTTCATGGTTGTGAATTAtctctcaataaagttgttacgTAAATCTTATTTTCAGACTCTTTGGATTTTACCCCAATCTAAAATCTTTGGtagtcacttaaaaaaataataaggtttatttatttattacattttggctgtgctgggtcttcgttgctgcacgcaggctttctctagttgtgacaag is drawn from Bubalus kerabau isolate K-KA32 ecotype Philippines breed swamp buffalo chromosome 5, PCC_UOA_SB_1v2, whole genome shotgun sequence and contains these coding sequences:
- the LOC129654262 gene encoding POU domain, class 3, transcription factor 3-like; the encoded protein is MRSSLPAAQVYSLVGPRLAPPPPPPAGPEGGGGRPRGQARLAPPLPGPGAGARGERRELLCPARARSRPARPSSSGARSRRAFRVSRCSRGNCRLFIPSGEKEGRWGGGPGRLRSGEGRHHLWAWRGERPQVLGRLPLGGFTRSKIFTAPHAHVSPAFPSPPFSGELEGGLGPPQPHSLSAPDSRCPEPLASRGHSIQLRGAWRPCSELGENSRTRKWRL